A genomic stretch from Ureibacillus composti includes:
- a CDS encoding ABC transporter permease produces the protein MSLSVANSKESNEKNQTAVLDEEVKISPLKEKLKLAGMRLALLVIILLLWELVSGTLVDKFWISEPSDIFQSLYTWMLSGELFFHIGITAQEMFIGFLIGATGGAILGFILGRSEFLAKLLDPFIMALYSLPKVALAPLFILWFGIGIEMKIVFAAVIVFYLVFFNTYAGVKNVDSDLLDNIRLMGATESQILQKVIIPSALNWVFVGFKMSVPYALIGAVVGEITASNRGVGFLISYSAGQFDTAGTFAAVLILMFMSVLLNFGLGVLERHFLRWKQTNN, from the coding sequence ATGAGTTTATCAGTTGCTAACTCAAAGGAATCAAATGAAAAGAATCAGACTGCTGTCTTAGATGAAGAAGTGAAAATTAGTCCTTTAAAGGAAAAGTTAAAGCTTGCTGGTATGAGACTGGCATTACTAGTGATTATATTGCTACTTTGGGAGCTGGTCTCAGGTACATTAGTGGATAAGTTTTGGATAAGTGAACCAAGTGATATCTTCCAATCACTCTATACATGGATGCTATCAGGTGAACTATTTTTCCATATAGGCATTACAGCACAAGAAATGTTTATTGGATTCTTAATTGGTGCAACAGGAGGAGCCATTTTAGGTTTTATATTAGGACGGTCAGAATTTTTAGCAAAGCTTTTGGATCCGTTCATTATGGCCTTATATAGTTTGCCAAAAGTAGCATTAGCACCTCTTTTTATTTTGTGGTTTGGTATTGGAATTGAAATGAAAATCGTTTTTGCAGCTGTCATTGTTTTCTACCTTGTATTCTTTAATACTTATGCAGGAGTTAAAAATGTGGATAGTGATTTACTAGATAATATCCGTTTAATGGGAGCGACGGAAAGTCAAATTTTACAAAAGGTAATAATTCCATCCGCTTTAAATTGGGTGTTTGTAGGATTTAAAATGTCAGTACCTTATGCTTTGATAGGAGCCGTTGTCGGAGAAATTACCGCATCCAATCGCGGTGTAGGATTTTTAATTAGCTATTCGGCTGGACAGTTTGATACTGCAGGAACCTTTGCTGCTGTATTAATCTTAATGTTTATGTCCGTTTTGCTAAATTTTGGACTAGGTGTTCTAGAAAGGCATTTTCTTCGTTGGAAGCAGACTAATAATTA
- a CDS encoding ABC transporter ATP-binding protein, with the protein MIQFTNVSKRFTRDGESFLAAQNINLDVKEGEFITVIGPSGCGKSTVLNMCAGLMKPNGGKIYYRGKQVDKINTRVGYMTQKDNLLPWRTVKANVEIGLEIQGMRAQEREKESAKFIEMVGLKGFEKHYPQELSGGMRKRVSLAKILAYNPETLLMDEPFGALDAQLRLILQDKLLEIWKNTNKTIIFVTHDLEEAITLGDRVAVFSKRPGTIKSIHEVNLPRPRDTFNVRYTEEFKNIQTKLWDALKEEFIEEGNVG; encoded by the coding sequence TTGATTCAATTCACAAATGTATCTAAACGCTTTACGAGAGATGGAGAATCGTTCTTGGCTGCACAAAATATAAATTTGGATGTGAAAGAGGGTGAATTTATTACGGTTATAGGTCCTAGTGGATGTGGTAAATCCACTGTTTTGAATATGTGTGCTGGTTTAATGAAGCCAAATGGTGGGAAGATTTATTATCGAGGAAAACAGGTAGATAAAATAAATACTCGAGTAGGTTACATGACTCAAAAAGATAATCTATTGCCGTGGAGAACAGTGAAGGCGAATGTTGAAATTGGTTTAGAAATACAAGGGATGAGAGCGCAGGAAAGAGAAAAAGAAAGCGCCAAATTTATTGAAATGGTTGGGTTAAAAGGCTTTGAAAAACATTACCCTCAAGAACTTTCAGGGGGGATGAGAAAAAGAGTAAGTCTTGCAAAGATTCTTGCATATAACCCTGAGACCCTATTAATGGATGAGCCTTTCGGGGCACTTGATGCCCAGTTAAGATTAATTCTTCAAGATAAATTGCTTGAAATTTGGAAGAACACGAATAAAACGATCATATTTGTTACTCATGATTTGGAAGAAGCTATTACACTAGGAGATAGAGTTGCAGTTTTTAGTAAAAGACCTGGAACAATAAAATCGATACACGAAGTAAACCTTCCGAGGCCCCGAGATACTTTCAATGTCCGTTATACAGAGGAATTTAAAAATATACAAACCAAACTTTGGGATGCATTAAAAGAAGAATTTATTGAAGAGGGGAATGTTGGATGA
- a CDS encoding IclR family transcriptional regulator: MSETVRSVERAIDILTSFSIEEPILTVPEISQKTGLTKSTVFRLLASLESKGLVEKIQSTYEYKLGIRLLALGNIVQSSLELIDVAKPIMKGLSEKTRETVNINIVQGLKRVCIDRIDGNQALRKVSEVGKLLPLHKGASGKLLLAFLDHEIITKVLQEQREDMSDIALNKLKLELFDIRENGYAISSNERLEGTASVSAPIKDYTGKVIAGLTVSGPLVRFTEERVDYFIKEILESSERISKNLGYTRETTNSVN; encoded by the coding sequence ATGAGTGAAACGGTACGTTCAGTCGAAAGAGCGATTGATATACTAACTAGTTTTTCAATAGAAGAACCAATATTAACTGTCCCTGAAATAAGCCAAAAAACTGGATTAACAAAATCAACTGTATTTCGCTTATTAGCATCATTGGAATCAAAAGGATTGGTCGAGAAAATTCAGTCGACATATGAGTATAAACTAGGCATCCGATTACTAGCTCTAGGAAATATTGTACAAAGTTCATTAGAATTGATAGATGTTGCTAAGCCAATTATGAAAGGGCTTTCTGAAAAAACACGAGAGACGGTAAATATAAATATAGTTCAGGGGTTAAAGCGAGTTTGTATTGATCGAATTGATGGTAATCAAGCTTTAAGAAAGGTTTCAGAAGTTGGAAAGCTATTACCTTTACATAAAGGAGCTTCTGGAAAGTTATTATTGGCTTTTTTGGACCATGAAATCATAACCAAAGTATTACAGGAACAAAGAGAAGATATGTCAGATATTGCTCTAAATAAATTAAAGCTTGAACTGTTTGACATTAGAGAAAATGGGTATGCAATTAGTTCTAACGAGCGTTTAGAAGGAACTGCTTCTGTTTCAGCACCGATTAAAGACTACACAGGGAAGGTAATCGCAGGTTTAACAGTCTCTGGTCCATTAGTAAGATTCACGGAGGAAAGAGTTGATTACTTTATAAAAGAAATCCTAGAGTCTAGTGAAAGGATTTCTAAAAATCTAGGATATACACGAGAAACAACAAATTCAGTAAATTAA
- a CDS encoding 3-isopropylmalate dehydratase large subunit yields MGQTLVEKIISTHASKVTYQNEITIVDVDAVMASDTTAPLTIKSFEEMGGSQVWDPSKVIFVIDHAAPAPNERIANLHSLMRDFARNQGIKLYDVGSGICHQLMVENGHVKPGQLVLGADSHTCTYGALGAFATGVGSTDLAAVLLTGKTWIKVPPTIKIQLNGTLQPGVSAKDLILFIVGHLGIDGATYKAVEFTGEAIEALSFDSRLTIANMAIEMGAKAGFVDTVGLELPYEFNHIHPDEDAIYETVYTFDVSKLEPQVSIPHSPDNVKPISEVEGKVIQQAFLGSCTNGRLEDLHEAAKILEGKTIHPEVRFMVAAASNEVYLRALQDGTAETLVRAGATFLPSGCGPCVGTHLGVPGNDEGIISSTNRNFRGRMGNRNSNVYLGSPATVAASALFGKITNPTKLLKEEVK; encoded by the coding sequence ATGGGCCAAACATTGGTTGAAAAGATAATTTCCACTCACGCAAGTAAAGTAACCTATCAAAACGAGATTACTATTGTTGATGTTGATGCTGTAATGGCATCAGACACAACCGCCCCACTAACTATTAAAAGTTTTGAGGAAATGGGTGGTTCCCAAGTTTGGGATCCATCTAAAGTTATTTTTGTCATCGATCACGCAGCACCTGCTCCAAATGAGAGAATTGCAAATTTGCATTCATTAATGAGAGATTTTGCTAGAAATCAAGGTATTAAATTGTACGATGTTGGTAGTGGAATCTGCCATCAATTAATGGTAGAAAACGGACATGTCAAACCTGGTCAATTAGTACTTGGTGCAGATTCCCATACTTGTACATATGGGGCATTAGGGGCTTTTGCTACTGGAGTTGGGTCAACAGACTTAGCAGCTGTACTATTAACCGGAAAAACTTGGATTAAGGTCCCACCTACGATAAAAATCCAACTGAATGGAACTTTACAACCAGGTGTTTCTGCTAAAGATCTCATTTTGTTTATTGTTGGTCATCTAGGAATAGATGGTGCGACATACAAAGCAGTTGAGTTCACAGGGGAAGCAATTGAAGCATTAAGTTTCGATAGCCGTTTAACTATAGCTAATATGGCTATTGAAATGGGTGCTAAAGCAGGTTTTGTTGATACGGTTGGTCTAGAATTGCCATATGAATTTAATCATATTCATCCGGATGAGGACGCAATTTATGAAACCGTATACACCTTTGATGTTTCTAAACTTGAACCACAAGTTTCTATTCCTCATTCACCAGATAACGTAAAACCTATTTCTGAAGTTGAAGGGAAAGTTATTCAACAAGCATTTTTAGGGAGCTGTACAAATGGTAGATTAGAAGATTTACATGAGGCAGCTAAAATTCTAGAAGGCAAAACGATTCATCCCGAGGTAAGATTTATGGTGGCTGCAGCTTCTAATGAGGTCTATTTAAGAGCATTACAGGATGGGACTGCTGAAACCCTTGTACGTGCTGGAGCAACTTTCCTTCCTTCAGGTTGCGGACCATGTGTAGGAACACATCTCGGTGTCCCTGGCAATGATGAAGGAATCATTTCCTCTACGAATCGAAACTTTAGAGGTCGGATGGGAAATCGAAATTCAAATGTGTATCTAGGTTCACCAGCTACAGTTGCAGCGTCTGCTTTATTCGGTAAAATTACAAATCCTACAAAGCTACTTAAGGAGGAAGTCAAATGA
- a CDS encoding 3-isopropylmalate dehydratase small subunit — protein MILEGTAHVYGDNIDTDRIIAGKYTKTLNMQELADHVFEDLDPDFRVKLKNGDILVAGNNFGCGSSREQAPLALKKAGVSIVIARSFARIFYRNAINIGLPILEINDHTISDKDQLKVNLSTGVVENLTTSEGYHGSEMPLVMIDIINDGGLVKYLKKRGTYQLT, from the coding sequence ATGATACTAGAGGGAACTGCTCATGTTTATGGTGATAATATTGATACAGATCGGATAATTGCCGGAAAATATACAAAAACACTAAATATGCAAGAACTTGCTGACCATGTTTTTGAAGATTTAGATCCTGATTTCCGAGTCAAATTAAAGAATGGAGATATTTTAGTAGCAGGAAATAATTTTGGCTGCGGTTCTTCTAGAGAACAAGCACCGTTAGCATTAAAAAAGGCCGGTGTTTCTATAGTTATTGCAAGATCATTTGCACGAATATTTTATAGAAATGCCATTAACATTGGCTTACCAATTCTTGAAATCAACGATCATACGATCAGTGATAAAGATCAATTAAAAGTGAATTTAAGTACAGGCGTAGTAGAAAATTTAACAACTTCAGAAGGGTATCACGGTTCCGAAATGCCATTAGTCATGATTGACATTATTAATGATGGGGGCCTTGTCAAATATTTAAAGAAGAGAGGGACTTATCAATTAACTTAA
- a CDS encoding MFS transporter, producing the protein MKIFSIVSIAGLFMLMIMGTRPTVSLFAHELGGSINHIGLITSLFSIVPLIFAITLGKIIDKHNSKITLLIGGYLGVLGIILPSFLPNFSGLYLSQLIAGSAQTILILSAQDYVGRISNTENRNQYVSWFSLGIAVGTLLGPLLGGILADTFNFPITFLVLSLIGFLSCILIHFIPSESPINKELDPTTLTSQSTFIDLLKIPGLRLALIFSSLILFSKDLYITFFPLLGLHFSYSNSTIGLLLAINGIASVIIRFCLTPLINHFGTIRVFIGSMIVTCLAYTALPFFSQMIIASFIAFLLGIGLGIGQPLSISLTIDHALKGRVAEALGIRLTVNRLTQVTTPIILGMLANIIGIIHIFVVSSTVIGIGTLIASKIKETEKV; encoded by the coding sequence ATGAAGATCTTCTCAATTGTGAGTATCGCAGGTTTATTTATGTTAATGATTATGGGGACTCGTCCAACAGTTTCATTATTTGCACATGAACTTGGTGGAAGCATCAATCACATTGGACTCATAACTAGTCTATTTTCCATAGTACCTCTAATCTTTGCGATTACACTTGGTAAAATTATTGACAAGCATAATTCTAAAATAACCTTGCTTATTGGGGGATATCTGGGCGTTTTAGGAATCATACTGCCCAGTTTTCTTCCAAATTTTTCCGGATTGTATTTATCCCAACTCATTGCAGGTTCAGCACAAACCATCTTGATCCTTTCTGCTCAAGATTATGTTGGTAGAATCTCTAACACTGAAAACCGAAATCAGTATGTTTCTTGGTTTAGCCTTGGAATAGCTGTGGGAACTCTACTAGGGCCTCTACTAGGTGGGATATTAGCAGATACATTTAACTTTCCCATTACCTTCCTTGTCTTAAGTTTAATCGGATTCTTAAGTTGTATTCTAATTCATTTCATCCCGAGTGAAAGCCCAATTAACAAAGAACTTGACCCTACTACATTAACGAGCCAATCTACTTTTATAGACTTATTAAAAATACCTGGATTACGATTAGCATTAATCTTTAGTTCATTAATTTTATTTTCAAAAGACTTGTACATTACATTTTTCCCACTTTTAGGATTACACTTTAGTTATAGTAACTCTACTATAGGACTACTTCTTGCTATAAACGGAATCGCTAGTGTTATTATTCGGTTCTGCCTAACTCCTCTAATTAATCATTTTGGTACTATCCGTGTTTTTATTGGCTCCATGATCGTTACCTGTCTTGCTTACACAGCTTTACCTTTCTTTTCACAAATGATAATAGCAAGTTTTATCGCATTTTTACTTGGAATAGGCTTAGGAATTGGGCAGCCGTTATCTATTTCTCTTACTATAGATCACGCTTTAAAGGGTCGTGTTGCTGAAGCGCTAGGAATTCGCCTTACGGTGAATCGTCTGACTCAGGTTACTACACCTATTATCTTAGGAATGCTAGCGAATATTATAGGAATCATTCATATTTTTGTAGTCAGTTCAACAGTTATTGGAATTGGAACATTGATAGCAAGTAAAATCAAGGAGACTGAGAAAGTATAG
- a CDS encoding tyrosine-type recombinase/integrase gives MAEEQVFQFKHYKDKKRIEEIKDLTKTKKKAYYSGEFKLFEKWCTKNLYKPDVHSIDKYLLHEVEEKKIRLGTLNRKVAALRFDFEEDKGITFTESLNETIQSLRQLYNFEPYLEKKGIEPFTYALQKEEAIQLIEQYKTEEKKDIRIYAISLVNLITANRPSEMVRLQIKDFDFKSQEVSVKLVKQKTVHKKRITLECVNAVKEYIEKFELSPDDYFVGRTNRWGQYDSVQINEETYRQNIHKWLKIAPYTLRKTQITSMYRKKADLATIARQSGHKSIQTITEHYIKLDSTDLDEFI, from the coding sequence GTGGCAGAAGAACAAGTTTTTCAATTTAAGCATTATAAAGATAAAAAACGTATAGAAGAAATTAAAGACCTGACGAAAACTAAAAAGAAAGCGTACTATAGCGGTGAATTTAAGCTCTTTGAAAAATGGTGTACGAAGAATCTATATAAGCCAGATGTCCATTCTATCGATAAGTATTTATTACATGAAGTAGAGGAAAAAAAGATACGGTTAGGAACACTTAATCGTAAAGTAGCAGCATTACGATTTGATTTTGAAGAAGATAAAGGTATTACCTTTACAGAATCTTTAAATGAAACCATTCAATCTCTACGGCAACTCTATAATTTTGAACCTTATCTTGAAAAAAAGGGAATCGAACCTTTTACATATGCTTTACAAAAAGAAGAAGCGATTCAATTGATCGAGCAGTATAAAACGGAAGAAAAGAAGGACATTCGTATATATGCAATAAGTTTAGTGAATTTGATAACAGCTAATCGACCCTCGGAAATGGTGCGTTTGCAAATAAAAGATTTTGATTTTAAAAGCCAAGAAGTCAGCGTTAAGCTGGTAAAACAAAAGACTGTACATAAAAAACGAATTACCCTTGAATGTGTGAATGCTGTAAAAGAGTATATTGAGAAGTTCGAATTATCACCGGATGATTATTTTGTGGGTAGAACGAATCGATGGGGGCAATATGATTCTGTCCAGATTAATGAAGAAACCTATCGTCAAAACATTCATAAATGGTTAAAGATTGCACCCTATACACTTAGAAAAACTCAAATTACAAGTATGTATCGAAAGAAAGCAGACCTTGCGACCATCGCGAGACAAAGTGGCCACAAATCGATTCAAACTATAACCGAGCACTATATTAAGTTAGATTCTACCGATTTAGATGAATTTATTTGA
- the istA gene encoding IS21 family transposase, whose product MLAMSEVNCIKTLRNEKGLSISAVATTMKVNWRTAKKYGDGDQLPQEKTHQKKGMMYTEKWGEIIVDWLEEDIKVKKKLRRTNKKMFEDLQSMGFKGSYRTVCDFIQEWRAAEDDDMSKGYERLDHPEGEAQLDFGTMEAVQDGEIVDVHALVMSFPASNTGFAVPMPGENLECFLSGLQQLFKQAGGVPISIRIDNLTPAVKKVRKGETEAELTDAFRHFQQYYGFKVQVCNPASGNEKGHVERKVGYVRYNFFSTPPVINDFEDLREQLECQLKKDRQRLHYKKEELIEDLWLQEQKQLLKLPEEPYPVFKQFAIGFNKYNEFNLDQHLIHVPRARNYVQLYCITYWDSFKVITNEGEILLSDTRPYMKKRRFIPWKDILKDWLKKPRVIGHSRYTPYLPTRIKEYLTVPSFALRKQRLNELITLLVNHDMKEIDQNFYEYIPKNNEEQEHPYGVNWTDYDALSQKGKEVTAHE is encoded by the coding sequence ATGCTAGCAATGTCTGAAGTTAATTGTATCAAAACATTACGAAATGAAAAAGGATTATCTATATCTGCGGTGGCTACTACCATGAAAGTCAATTGGCGTACTGCTAAGAAATATGGGGATGGAGATCAACTTCCTCAAGAAAAAACTCATCAGAAAAAAGGCATGATGTATACAGAAAAATGGGGAGAAATCATTGTTGATTGGCTAGAGGAAGATATAAAAGTAAAGAAAAAATTACGTCGTACAAATAAGAAAATGTTCGAAGATTTACAATCAATGGGCTTTAAAGGGTCGTATCGTACAGTGTGTGATTTTATTCAAGAATGGCGAGCTGCAGAAGATGATGATATGAGTAAAGGTTATGAAAGATTAGATCATCCAGAAGGTGAAGCGCAATTGGACTTTGGGACAATGGAGGCCGTTCAAGATGGTGAGATTGTAGATGTACATGCATTAGTTATGTCCTTTCCTGCAAGCAATACTGGCTTTGCGGTGCCGATGCCTGGAGAAAATTTAGAATGTTTTTTAAGTGGATTACAACAGCTCTTTAAACAAGCAGGCGGTGTACCAATTAGTATTCGAATTGATAATTTAACACCTGCAGTAAAAAAAGTAAGAAAAGGTGAAACAGAAGCAGAGTTAACAGATGCCTTTCGGCACTTTCAACAATATTATGGTTTTAAAGTACAGGTATGTAACCCTGCAAGTGGTAATGAAAAAGGCCACGTCGAACGAAAAGTTGGTTATGTACGTTACAATTTCTTTAGCACACCCCCAGTCATTAATGATTTTGAGGATCTGAGAGAACAATTGGAATGTCAATTAAAGAAAGATAGACAGCGACTACATTATAAAAAAGAAGAATTGATTGAAGACCTATGGTTACAGGAGCAAAAGCAATTATTGAAATTACCAGAAGAACCTTATCCTGTATTTAAGCAGTTTGCGATTGGATTTAATAAATATAATGAATTCAATTTGGATCAACACTTGATCCATGTACCGAGAGCGCGAAATTATGTACAACTATATTGTATTACGTATTGGGATTCTTTCAAGGTGATTACAAATGAAGGTGAAATTTTATTATCTGATACAAGACCGTATATGAAGAAACGACGTTTCATTCCGTGGAAAGATATATTAAAAGATTGGTTGAAAAAGCCACGTGTAATCGGGCATTCACGTTATACCCCCTATTTACCAACTCGTATTAAAGAGTACTTAACAGTCCCTTCCTTTGCGTTAAGGAAACAGCGACTAAATGAATTGATAACGCTTTTAGTGAATCATGATATGAAAGAAATTGACCAAAACTTTTACGAATATATTCCGAAAAATAACGAGGAACAGGAACACCCTTACGGTGTAAATTGGACAGATTATGATGCCCTTTCTCAAAAGGGAAAGGAGGTAACAGCACATGAATGA
- the istB gene encoding IS21-like element helper ATPase IstB, producing MNEAIHQLCKQLRLAHIAESIDDVPFTTPEEYIYQLLLKEQMGREQAKIARNLKQARFIDTKTLETYQWHKDISLPNHITKEELVKLEFIRRNENLILVGAPGTGKTHLASALGRKACEQGYEVRFYRVSHLVEELEQALKTGKLKQFRSKLEKVDLMILDEMGYLPFGKEGAELLFQIITECYEQKSLIITSNLEFSQWNRIFSDSRLTAALVDRLIHHAHIISYTGQSFRLANALSRKQ from the coding sequence ATGAATGAAGCGATTCATCAATTGTGTAAACAGCTAAGACTAGCCCATATAGCTGAATCTATTGACGATGTTCCATTTACAACGCCAGAAGAATATATTTACCAACTTTTATTAAAAGAACAAATGGGGCGAGAACAAGCCAAAATAGCACGAAACTTAAAACAAGCGCGATTTATTGATACAAAAACATTAGAAACCTATCAATGGCATAAAGATATCAGTTTACCAAATCATATAACCAAAGAAGAATTAGTGAAATTAGAGTTCATTCGAAGAAATGAAAATTTAATTTTAGTTGGAGCGCCAGGTACTGGGAAAACACATTTAGCATCAGCACTAGGTAGAAAGGCTTGTGAGCAAGGATATGAGGTCCGTTTTTATAGAGTTTCACATTTAGTAGAAGAATTAGAGCAGGCACTAAAAACGGGAAAATTAAAGCAATTTCGAAGTAAGTTAGAGAAAGTAGATTTGATGATTTTAGATGAAATGGGTTACCTTCCATTTGGAAAAGAAGGAGCTGAACTACTCTTTCAAATTATTACGGAGTGTTACGAGCAAAAGAGTTTAATTATTACGTCAAACTTAGAATTTAGTCAGTGGAATCGTATTTTTTCAGATTCGCGTTTAACAGCAGCTCTGGTGGATCGCTTAATTCACCATGCCCATATTATTTCTTATACGGGACAGAGCTTCCGTTTAGCCAACGCGTTGTCGAGAAAACAGTAA
- a CDS encoding NERD domain-containing protein yields MGNQVTKRNFFQKVVTILTDTEKLNKSILLKESTEVPATIDELKNQLNTVPGEDSKKLQLQIKLLEYGAIGEKRVLFELLNSFVPMYILHDLRIEHEELKAQYDFVIITRKYRLVIEVKNYYGNILVNKNDEFIRRIMKGNRIVHKEGFYSPIRQVQRQVDILETKLKSIGLIEDTPVRHVVVFVNNKTILDKSAASKGVAEKIIRTDGLVNFIKNELAKESPVHLKDQHLLDISNGIKSIHQETQAVQIEGADETLLLQSISDNNEDVTLKDDHIKTSLSEDELKEKLIEYRRKTAEKLDVKAFLIFTNKMMDELITVKPTTLKELMGVKGFGLRKVNDFGEAIIAIFKN; encoded by the coding sequence ATGGGCAACCAAGTAACGAAACGTAATTTTTTTCAAAAAGTAGTAACGATACTTACAGATACTGAAAAATTAAACAAATCAATTTTATTAAAAGAATCAACTGAAGTACCTGCTACCATTGATGAATTAAAAAATCAATTGAATACAGTCCCAGGGGAAGATTCGAAAAAACTCCAACTGCAAATAAAATTATTAGAATATGGTGCGATAGGGGAAAAGCGGGTTTTATTTGAGTTATTGAACAGCTTTGTGCCAATGTATATTTTGCATGACCTTCGCATTGAACATGAAGAATTAAAAGCTCAATATGATTTCGTGATTATCACTCGAAAATATAGATTGGTCATAGAGGTTAAAAATTATTACGGCAATATTTTAGTTAATAAAAACGATGAATTTATTCGGCGAATCATGAAGGGTAATCGAATCGTACATAAGGAAGGTTTTTATAGTCCGATAAGGCAAGTTCAAAGACAAGTAGATATTTTAGAGACCAAATTAAAGTCAATTGGATTAATAGAAGATACACCAGTAAGACATGTAGTGGTGTTCGTTAATAATAAAACTATTCTTGATAAATCAGCTGCAAGTAAAGGTGTTGCTGAAAAGATTATCCGTACAGATGGATTAGTTAATTTTATTAAAAATGAATTAGCAAAAGAATCGCCTGTACATTTAAAAGATCAGCATCTATTAGATATAAGTAATGGAATTAAATCAATACATCAAGAAACGCAAGCTGTTCAGATAGAAGGTGCTGATGAAACCCTACTATTGCAAAGTATCTCGGATAATAATGAGGACGTAACTCTAAAGGATGACCATATTAAAACCTCTTTATCCGAAGATGAATTGAAGGAAAAACTCATTGAATATCGCCGAAAAACTGCTGAAAAGTTGGATGTTAAAGCTTTTCTCATCTTTACTAATAAAATGATGGATGAATTAATAACTGTAAAGCCTACAACACTTAAAGAATTAATGGGGGTTAAAGGTTTTGGGTTGCGTAAAGTAAATGATTTTGGGGAAGCGATAATTGCTATATTCAAAAATTAA
- a CDS encoding lipid II flippase Amj family protein yields MIALFILIIHSIETLAYAVRLSGARVRLLASALSLFNVMVMVSRLANMMQQPFTGSLVDTAPNDNALSFLESQYRIIIGAASIGTLLGILLLPTFVAIFSRAIIHLAEERGSIPVLMKKGFTIEYLRRGIKHIRKPSITYLKGIRLRDIPIKLFVINILITSIYTIGVLSALYASLLVPELKTTAIMASGLINGVATILLVIFIDPKISILADDVINKRGNYLDLKRTSVMMMTSRFLGTILAQILFIPGAHYVAWFAKLIA; encoded by the coding sequence ATGATTGCCTTATTTATTTTAATCATTCATTCAATTGAAACACTTGCTTATGCAGTACGGTTATCTGGAGCACGCGTAAGGTTATTAGCTTCCGCTTTATCACTTTTTAATGTAATGGTAATGGTTTCGAGGCTTGCAAATATGATGCAACAACCATTTACAGGTAGTTTAGTTGATACAGCACCTAATGATAATGCTTTATCATTCTTAGAAAGCCAATACCGAATAATTATTGGTGCAGCATCAATAGGTACACTATTAGGGATTTTATTACTTCCAACATTCGTAGCAATCTTTTCAAGAGCTATTATTCATTTGGCTGAGGAAAGAGGTTCAATACCAGTTTTAATGAAAAAGGGTTTTACAATTGAATATTTAAGAAGAGGAATTAAGCATATTCGTAAACCGAGTATAACCTACTTAAAAGGCATTAGACTACGCGATATTCCAATTAAATTATTCGTTATAAATATTCTAATCACATCGATTTATACTATTGGTGTCCTATCAGCGTTATACGCATCTCTTTTAGTACCAGAACTAAAAACAACAGCTATAATGGCTTCTGGATTAATCAATGGAGTTGCAACTATTCTTTTAGTTATTTTTATTGATCCTAAAATTTCAATTCTTGCCGATGATGTGATAAACAAGAGAGGAAACTATCTTGACTTAAAAAGAACTTCGGTAATGATGATGACTTCAAGATTTTTAGGTACGATTTTAGCTCAAATTTTATTCATACCTGGTGCACATTATGTGGCTTGGTTTGCAAAGCTTATCGCCTAA